The following proteins come from a genomic window of Gossypium raimondii isolate GPD5lz chromosome 5, ASM2569854v1, whole genome shotgun sequence:
- the LOC105768767 gene encoding starch synthase 3, chloroplastic/amyloplastic isoform X1, with translation MDVSLQLQRPLRFKEVLNHRTDCFKIRPFLGSLSFARTIQFTPWRCECLPSRVSLRVTAGAADFSKRRQRRLSTRSSKSSKGFGRKTKLGTGNQKRDQKDNGENEDSNIPTLSESEESNQTEMESTVAVDEESTIALYQKNKVNESEKEELKEDVPSKTKSYLNAENGSARKVVEDVLGLQKKELILENDTVSTSRDAATYEGKHFTDYAITEEKHLAGTETDGTVTGKDEKTIEDASAKLKLEMEEKLRKQEIERLAEGNFLKGNKIFVYPQTVRPDEDIEVFFNRSFSTLNDEQDILIMGAFNDWRWRSFTMRLNKTYFKGDWWSCQIHVPKEAYKMDFVFFNGQNIYDNNDKQDFCIIVEGGMDVFAFEDFLLEEKRRELEKLAKEQAEKERQEEEQRRIEAEKAASEADRAQAKVETGKRREILEQLMKQAPRSVDNIWFIEPNEFKGADKVKLYYNKTSGPLAHANELWIHGGHNNWCNGLTIVEKFLRSGREGGDWWYAEVVVPGRALVLDWVFADGPPKVATIYDNNNYQDFHAVVPKSIPEEMFWVEEEHQIFRKLQAERKLREEAIRAKAEKTARMKAEMKERTLKRFLLSQKHIVYTEPLDVHAGSTVTVFYNPANTVLNGKHEIWFRCSFNRWTHRMGPLPPQRMLPADNGSHVKATVKVPLDAYMMDFVFSEREDGGMFDNKGGMDYHIPVFGGIVKEPPMHIVHIAVEMAPIAKVGGLGDVVTSLSRAVQDLNHNVNIILPKYDCLNLSHVKDLHYQKSYSWGGTEIKVWFGKVEGLSVYFLEPQNGFVWTGCVYGCKNDAERFGFFCHAALEFLHQGGLQPDIIHCHDWSSAPVAWLFKDHYMHYGLSKTRVVFTIHNLEFGAHFIGKAMAYADKATTVSHTYSKEVAGNPAVAPHLHKFHGILNGIDLDIWDPYNDKFIPVPYTSENVVEGKRAAKEALQQRLGLKKSDHPLVGIITRLTHQKGIHLIKHAIWNTLKRNGQVVLLGSAPDPRIQNDFVNLANQLHSSHSDQARLCLTYDEPLSHLIYAGADFILVPSIFEPCGLTQLTAMRYGSIPVVRKTGGLYDTVFDVDDDKARAEAQGLEPNGFNFDGADGAGVDYALNRAISAWYDGRDWFNSLCKRVMEQDWSWNRPALDYMELYHAAKKY, from the exons ATGGATGTGTCTTTGCAATTGCAAAGACCGTTGAGATTCAAAGAGGTGCTTAACCACAGGACTGACTGCTTCAAAATCAGACCCTTTCTTGGTTCCTTGTCTTTTGCTAGAACTATACAG TTTACTCCATGGCGTTGTGAGTGTCTTCCCAGCAGAGTTTCGCTTAGAGTTACGGCTGGTGCAGCTG ATTTTTCAAAGAGGAGACAAAGAAGATTGTCTACCCGAAGCTCTAAAAGTTCGAAGGGTTTTGGCCGGAAAACAAAATTAGGAACAGGCAACCAGAAGAGGGATCAAAAGGATAATGGTGAGAATGAGGATTCAAACATTCCGACATTGAGTGAGTCTGAAGAGTCTAACCAGACAGAAATGGAATCAACAGTTGCTGTTGATGAAGAATCAACCATTGCACTTTATCAAAAGAATAAGGTAAATGAAAGTGAAAAGGAAGAGTTAAAAGAGGATGTACCATCAAAGACCAAAAGCTACCTGAATGCAGAAAACGGAAGTGCAAGGAAGGTTGTTGAAGATGTTCTGGGGTTACAGAAGAAAgaattaattttggaaaatgataCTGTGAGTACATCAAGAGATGCTGCAACCTATGAAGGAAAGCATTTCACTGATTACGCTATTACTGAAGAGAAGCATTTGGCTGGTACAGAAACTGATGGAACTGTTACCGGAAAGGATGAGAAAACAATTGAAGATGCTTCGGCAAAATTGAAGTTGGAGATGGAAGAAAAATTGCGTAAACAGGAAATTGAGCGCCTTGCTGAGGGAAACTTCTTGAAGGGgaacaaaatttttgtttatccTCAGACAGTAAGACCAGATGAAGACATAGAAGTGTTCTTTAATAGGAGTTTCTCCACTTTAAATGATGAGCAAGATATTCTAATCATGGGAGCCTTCAATGATTGGCGATGGAGATCATTCACTATGAGGTTGAATAAGACTTATTTCAAAGGGGATTGGTGGTCTTGCCAGATTCATGTTCCAAAGGAAGCTTACAAGATGGATTTTGTGTTCTTTAATGGGCAGAATATCTATGACAATAACGACAAACAGGATTTTTGCATAATTGTGGAGGGTGGAATGGATGTGTTTGCATTTGAAGATTTCTTgcttgaagagaaaagaagggAACTAGAGAAACTTGCAAAAGAGCAGGCAGAAAAGGAAAGGCAAGAAGAAGAGCAAAGAAGAATAGAAGCAGAGAAGGCAGCAAGCGAAGCAGATAGAGCACAAGCAAAGGTGGAGACTGGAAAGAGGCGAGAAATATTGGAACAATTGATGAAACAGGCTCCGAGATCAGTTGATAACATTTGGTTCATAGAACCTAACGAATTCAAAGGGGCAGACAAGGTCAAGTTATATTATAACAAAACTTCAGGCCCTCTTGCTCATGCCAATGAGCTTTGGATTCATGGAGGACATAATAATTGGTGCAATGGATTAACAATTGTTGAAAAGTTTCTCAGGTCAGGTAGAGAGGGTGGGGATTGGTGGTATGCAGAAG TTGTTGTACCTGGTCGTGCCCTTGTGTTAGACTGGGTATTTGCTGATGGACCACCTAAGGTTGCCACTATATATGATAACAACAACTATCAAGACTTCCATGCTGTTGTCCCGAAAAGCATTCCTGAAGAGATGTTTTGGGTTGAGGAAGAACACCAGATATTTAGGAAGCTTCAAGCAGAGAGGAAACTAAGAGAGGAGGCCATACGCGCCAAG GCGGAAAAAACAGCACGTATGAAGGCTGAAATGAAGGAAAGAACATTGAAGAGATTTCTGCTTTCCCAAAAACATATAGTTTATACCGAGCCTCTTGATGTTCATGCAGGAAGCACTGTTACAGTTTTTTACAATCCTGCTAACACAGTTCTTAATGGAAAACATGAAATATGGTTCAGATGTTCATTTAACCGTTGGACTCACCGTATGGGTCCATTACCACCTCAGAGAATGTTGCCTGCAGATAATGGTTCGCATGTAAAAGCTACTG TCAAGGTTCCATTGGATGCATATATGATGGACTTTGTATTCTCTGAGCGGGAAGATGGTGGAATGTTTGACAACAAAGGTGGTATGGATTACCATATACCTgtttttggaggaattgtgAAAGAGCCACCTATGCACATTGTGCATATTGCTGTTGAGATGGCCCCAATTGCAAAG GTTGGAGGCCTTGGTGATGTTGTTACGAGTCTCTCTCGTGCTGTTCAAGATTTAAACCACAATGTGAACATCATTCTTCCAAAGTATGACTGCTTGAACCTTAGCCAT GTGAAGGACCTACATTACCAAAAAAGCTATTCTTGGGGTGGCACtgaaattaaagtttggttTGGTAAAGTGGAAGGCCTTTCAGTTTATTTTCTGGAGCCACAAAATGG ATTTGTTTGGACAGGTTGTGTTTATGGTTGCAAAAATGATGCAGAGAGGTTTGGCTTCTTTTGTCATGCTGCTCTAGAATTTCTACACCAAGGTGGACTTCAGCCT GATATCATCCATTGCCATGACTGGTCTAGTGCCCCAGTTGCATGGCTATTTAAGGACCATTACATGCATTATGGTCTTAGCAAAACTCGGGTTGTCTTCACCATACATAACCTTGAATTTGGAGCGCATTTCATCGGAAAGGCTATGGCATATGCAGACAAGGCTACAACT GTATCCCACACCTACTCAAAGGAGGTTGCTGGAAATCCTGCAGTAGCTCCTCATCTTCACAAGTTCCATGGAATATTAAATGGAATTGACTTAGATATTTGGGATCCGTACAATGATAAGTTCATTCCT GTACCTTACACTTCAGAAAATGTTGTTGAAGGCAAACGAGCTGCCAAGGAAGCCTTGCAGCAAAGGCTTGGTTTGAAGAAATCTGATCATCCTTTGGTTGGAATCATTACTCGCTTAACTCACCAGAAAGGAATCCATCTTATCAAGCATGCAATTTGGAACACCTTAAAACGCAATGGACAG GTTGTATTGCTTGGCTCAGCTCCTGATCCTCGCATccaaaatgattttgtgaattTGGCCAATCAGCTGCATTCATCTCATTCGGATCAGGCTCGCCTTTGTTTGACCTATGATGAACCTCTTTCTCACTTG ATATATGCTGGTGCCGATTTCATTCTAGTTCCATCAATTTTTGAGCCTTGTGGACTGACGCAACTGACAGCAATGAGATATGGCTCCATACCTGTTGTTCGTAAAACAGGAG GACTTTATGATACTGTATTCGATGTTGACGATGATAAAGCTAGAGCTGAAGCACAAGGTCTTGAACCCAACGGATTTAACTTCGATGGAGCTGATGGTGCTGGAGTCGATTATGCCCTCAATAG GGCTATCTCTGCTTGGTATGATGGTCGGGACTGGTTTAACTCATTGTGCAAGAGGGTGATGGAGCAAGACTGGTCTTGGAATCGGCCTGCGCTTGATTATATGGAGCTGTACCATGCGGCAAAGAAATACTAA
- the LOC105768767 gene encoding soluble starch synthase 3, chloroplastic/amyloplastic isoform X2 produces MDVSLQLQRPLRFKEVLNHRTDCFKIRPFLGSLSFARTIQFTPWRCECLPSRVSLRVTAGAADFSKRRQRRLSTRSSKSSKGFGRKTKLGTGNQKRDQKDNGENEDSNIPTLSESEESNQTEMESTVAVDEESTIALYQKNKVNESEKEELKEDVPSKTKSYLNAENGSARKVVEDVLGLQKKELILENDTVSTSRDAATYEGKHFTDYAITEEKHLAGTETDGTVTGKDEKTIEDASAKLKLEMEEKLRKQEIERLAEGNFLKGNKIFVYPQTVRPDEDIEVFFNRSFSTLNDEQDILIMGAFNDWRWRSFTMRLNKTYFKGDWWSCQIHVPKEAYKMDFVFFNGQNIYDNNDKQDFCIIVEGGMDVFAFEDFLLEEKRRELEKLAKEQAEKERQEEEQRRIEAEKAASEADRAQAKVETGKRREILEQLMKQAPRSVDNIWFIEPNEFKGADKVKLYYNKTSGPLAHANELWIHGGHNNWCNGLTIVEKFLRSGREGGDWWYAEVVVPGRALVLDWVFADGPPKVATIYDNNNYQDFHAVVPKSIPEEMFWVEEEHQIFRKLQAERKLREEAIRAKAEKTARMKAEMKERTLKRFLLSQKHIVYTEPLDVHAGSTVTVFYNPANTVLNGKHEIWFRCSFNRWTHRMGPLPPQRMLPADNGSHVKATVKVPLDAYMMDFVFSEREDGGMFDNKGGMDYHIPVFGGIVKEPPMHIVHIAVEMAPIAKVGGLGDVVTSLSRAVQDLNHNVNIILPKYDCLNLSHVKDLHYQKSYSWGGTEIKVWFGKVEGLSVYFLEPQNGFVWTGCVYGCKNDAERFGFFCHAALEFLHQGGLQPDIIHCHDWSSAPVAWLFKDHYMHYGLSKTRVVFTIHNLEFGAHFIGKAMAYADKATTVSHTYSKEVAGNPAVAPHLHKFHGILNGIDLDIWDPYNDKFIPVPYTSENVVEGKRAAKEALQQRLGLKKSDHPLVGIITRLTHQKGIHLIKHAIWNTLKRNGQVVLLGSAPDPRIQNDFVNLANQLHSSHSDQARLCLTYDEPLSHLIYAGADFILVPSIFEPCGLTQLTAMRYGSIPVVRKTGELKNLTWPPFLQVRSS; encoded by the exons ATGGATGTGTCTTTGCAATTGCAAAGACCGTTGAGATTCAAAGAGGTGCTTAACCACAGGACTGACTGCTTCAAAATCAGACCCTTTCTTGGTTCCTTGTCTTTTGCTAGAACTATACAG TTTACTCCATGGCGTTGTGAGTGTCTTCCCAGCAGAGTTTCGCTTAGAGTTACGGCTGGTGCAGCTG ATTTTTCAAAGAGGAGACAAAGAAGATTGTCTACCCGAAGCTCTAAAAGTTCGAAGGGTTTTGGCCGGAAAACAAAATTAGGAACAGGCAACCAGAAGAGGGATCAAAAGGATAATGGTGAGAATGAGGATTCAAACATTCCGACATTGAGTGAGTCTGAAGAGTCTAACCAGACAGAAATGGAATCAACAGTTGCTGTTGATGAAGAATCAACCATTGCACTTTATCAAAAGAATAAGGTAAATGAAAGTGAAAAGGAAGAGTTAAAAGAGGATGTACCATCAAAGACCAAAAGCTACCTGAATGCAGAAAACGGAAGTGCAAGGAAGGTTGTTGAAGATGTTCTGGGGTTACAGAAGAAAgaattaattttggaaaatgataCTGTGAGTACATCAAGAGATGCTGCAACCTATGAAGGAAAGCATTTCACTGATTACGCTATTACTGAAGAGAAGCATTTGGCTGGTACAGAAACTGATGGAACTGTTACCGGAAAGGATGAGAAAACAATTGAAGATGCTTCGGCAAAATTGAAGTTGGAGATGGAAGAAAAATTGCGTAAACAGGAAATTGAGCGCCTTGCTGAGGGAAACTTCTTGAAGGGgaacaaaatttttgtttatccTCAGACAGTAAGACCAGATGAAGACATAGAAGTGTTCTTTAATAGGAGTTTCTCCACTTTAAATGATGAGCAAGATATTCTAATCATGGGAGCCTTCAATGATTGGCGATGGAGATCATTCACTATGAGGTTGAATAAGACTTATTTCAAAGGGGATTGGTGGTCTTGCCAGATTCATGTTCCAAAGGAAGCTTACAAGATGGATTTTGTGTTCTTTAATGGGCAGAATATCTATGACAATAACGACAAACAGGATTTTTGCATAATTGTGGAGGGTGGAATGGATGTGTTTGCATTTGAAGATTTCTTgcttgaagagaaaagaagggAACTAGAGAAACTTGCAAAAGAGCAGGCAGAAAAGGAAAGGCAAGAAGAAGAGCAAAGAAGAATAGAAGCAGAGAAGGCAGCAAGCGAAGCAGATAGAGCACAAGCAAAGGTGGAGACTGGAAAGAGGCGAGAAATATTGGAACAATTGATGAAACAGGCTCCGAGATCAGTTGATAACATTTGGTTCATAGAACCTAACGAATTCAAAGGGGCAGACAAGGTCAAGTTATATTATAACAAAACTTCAGGCCCTCTTGCTCATGCCAATGAGCTTTGGATTCATGGAGGACATAATAATTGGTGCAATGGATTAACAATTGTTGAAAAGTTTCTCAGGTCAGGTAGAGAGGGTGGGGATTGGTGGTATGCAGAAG TTGTTGTACCTGGTCGTGCCCTTGTGTTAGACTGGGTATTTGCTGATGGACCACCTAAGGTTGCCACTATATATGATAACAACAACTATCAAGACTTCCATGCTGTTGTCCCGAAAAGCATTCCTGAAGAGATGTTTTGGGTTGAGGAAGAACACCAGATATTTAGGAAGCTTCAAGCAGAGAGGAAACTAAGAGAGGAGGCCATACGCGCCAAG GCGGAAAAAACAGCACGTATGAAGGCTGAAATGAAGGAAAGAACATTGAAGAGATTTCTGCTTTCCCAAAAACATATAGTTTATACCGAGCCTCTTGATGTTCATGCAGGAAGCACTGTTACAGTTTTTTACAATCCTGCTAACACAGTTCTTAATGGAAAACATGAAATATGGTTCAGATGTTCATTTAACCGTTGGACTCACCGTATGGGTCCATTACCACCTCAGAGAATGTTGCCTGCAGATAATGGTTCGCATGTAAAAGCTACTG TCAAGGTTCCATTGGATGCATATATGATGGACTTTGTATTCTCTGAGCGGGAAGATGGTGGAATGTTTGACAACAAAGGTGGTATGGATTACCATATACCTgtttttggaggaattgtgAAAGAGCCACCTATGCACATTGTGCATATTGCTGTTGAGATGGCCCCAATTGCAAAG GTTGGAGGCCTTGGTGATGTTGTTACGAGTCTCTCTCGTGCTGTTCAAGATTTAAACCACAATGTGAACATCATTCTTCCAAAGTATGACTGCTTGAACCTTAGCCAT GTGAAGGACCTACATTACCAAAAAAGCTATTCTTGGGGTGGCACtgaaattaaagtttggttTGGTAAAGTGGAAGGCCTTTCAGTTTATTTTCTGGAGCCACAAAATGG ATTTGTTTGGACAGGTTGTGTTTATGGTTGCAAAAATGATGCAGAGAGGTTTGGCTTCTTTTGTCATGCTGCTCTAGAATTTCTACACCAAGGTGGACTTCAGCCT GATATCATCCATTGCCATGACTGGTCTAGTGCCCCAGTTGCATGGCTATTTAAGGACCATTACATGCATTATGGTCTTAGCAAAACTCGGGTTGTCTTCACCATACATAACCTTGAATTTGGAGCGCATTTCATCGGAAAGGCTATGGCATATGCAGACAAGGCTACAACT GTATCCCACACCTACTCAAAGGAGGTTGCTGGAAATCCTGCAGTAGCTCCTCATCTTCACAAGTTCCATGGAATATTAAATGGAATTGACTTAGATATTTGGGATCCGTACAATGATAAGTTCATTCCT GTACCTTACACTTCAGAAAATGTTGTTGAAGGCAAACGAGCTGCCAAGGAAGCCTTGCAGCAAAGGCTTGGTTTGAAGAAATCTGATCATCCTTTGGTTGGAATCATTACTCGCTTAACTCACCAGAAAGGAATCCATCTTATCAAGCATGCAATTTGGAACACCTTAAAACGCAATGGACAG GTTGTATTGCTTGGCTCAGCTCCTGATCCTCGCATccaaaatgattttgtgaattTGGCCAATCAGCTGCATTCATCTCATTCGGATCAGGCTCGCCTTTGTTTGACCTATGATGAACCTCTTTCTCACTTG ATATATGCTGGTGCCGATTTCATTCTAGTTCCATCAATTTTTGAGCCTTGTGGACTGACGCAACTGACAGCAATGAGATATGGCTCCATACCTGTTGTTCGTAAAACAGGAG AACTGAAGAATCTTACTTGGCCTCCGTTCTTACAAGTTAGATCTTCCTAA
- the LOC105768768 gene encoding uncharacterized protein LOC105768768 gives MADWYGTMRKTTDGCSIRSTRDEDFDEEEMWRYEEEKEDSGSAPRKPSDYSSTAWRLPSAPRMVPRVSQYSSSAKHETKMAQQSSAPLNIPDWSKIYGRHGSLDSSRNGTWVYNGVDGCGEDHDDDHDMVPPHEWLAKKLARSQISSFSVCEGIGRTLKGRDLSKVRNAVLTKTGFLE, from the coding sequence ATGGCAGACTGGTATGGTACCATGAGGAAGACCACTGATGGTTGCAGCATCAGGTCAACGAGAGATGAAGATTTCGATGAAGAAGAAATGTGGCGTTACGAGGAGGAGAAGGAAGATTCAGGTTCTGCACCAAGGAAACCTAGTGACTACTCTTCCACTGCATGGCGCCTCCCAAGCGCACCAAGGATGGTTCCAAGGGTTAGCCAGTACTCATCATCAGCAAAGCATGAAACCAAGATGGCTCAGCAATCATCGGCTCCACTCAACATCCCTGATTGGTCCAAGATATATGGCAGGCATGGAAGCTTGGATTCATCAAGGAACGGGACATGGGTCTATAATGGGGTTGATGGTTGTGGGGAGGATCATGATGATGATCATGATATGGTCCCTCCCCATGAATGGCTAGCTAAAAAGCTTGCAAGAAGTCAAATTTCTTCATTCTCAGTGTGTGAAGGGATTGGAAGGACACTTAAAGGCAGAGATCTAAGCAAAGTAAGGAATGCAGTTTTGACAAAAACAGGTTTCCTCGAGTAG